TCAATTCAATCTTAATGGTCAATGGTTCTAGAATTTGATGCAATTCCCACATTGATTGGTATATTGATTTTAGTTATTCCTTCAATGTTATTAGGTAGAATTTGTAAACATTTTGGAATTTCTGAAATTATTGGTTTTGTAATTGGTGGAATAATCTTTAGTCCATTTGCGTTGGGAGGATGGATTCAATTCTTTGATAGACCAATTGTAGAATTAAATGAATTGATTTTATCATTTTGGCAAATTGCTGGAATTATAATTTTATTTTCAGCTGGTCTTCATTTTCCTTTTTCTAGTTTAAAGAATGCAGGAATCAAAGCTATGATAGTTGGTGTAACAGGAGTAATTGTTCCACTAGCACTTGGATATGGAATTTCTGTTTTACTTGGAATTGAGTGGATGGTTGCAATGATTATTGCTGCAACTCTAAGTGCAACAAGTATTGCAGCAGCTGTAACTATTCTAGATGAATTAGGTAAGGAGAAAACTCAGGAAGGAAATATTTTGGTTAATGCTGCAGTTCTTGATGATGTATTAGGATTGGCAATTTTATCATCTATAATTTCAATAGTAATTGCACATGCATTACCATCTCTGGAGTTAGTATTGTTTGAGATATCAGAATCATTGATTTTATGGATTGTTATTTTATTAGGTTCTGTATTTTTACTTCCTAAGATGGTTCATGCTGTAGCAGCTATGAGACCTACCTCCCTTGAATCACGAGGTACAAAACAAGCAACTGCATTAGGTTCAGCATTTGGTATAGCAGCCATTGCTGCAAGTATTGGTCTTAATCCGATAGTAGGAGGATTTGCAGCAGGAATGGGACTTGCAGGTTCAAAGTTAGCAAGGCAAGTTAAAGAATTTGTTGGGGAATTACAAATTATTTTTGCACCATTCTTCTTTGCAATAATAGGTGCACATATCGATATTGCAAATATTCTGAGTGTAGATCTAGTCTTATTTGTTGTAATATTGATTATTGCAGTTCTTGGTAAAATTTTGGGTGCTGGAATTCCAGCTATCATACTACTCAAAGATAAAAACAAAGGTTTACGAATAGGATACGGAATGGTTGTTAGAGGCGAGATTGCAGTTATCACGGCAGGGTTGGGATTAGCTTATGGAATTATTTCAGAAAGCATTTTTTCAACATTAATTTTTGTAATATTAGGCACAATTATTATTGGACCAATATTACTAAGGCATTCATTTAAAAAAACATGATGAAATTTCAAATTCTACTTAGTTCTTTTTAGATTTTACAAGTGCAGTTATAGCAATTCCAATACCAACTATACCAACTCCAATACCAATGTACCCTACATTCATTTGTTGTCTTAATTCTTGAAGAGAATTAACTGATTCTTTCAAATCATGTATATCACCAATTAATGTAGTATGCCCATCAATAATTTGAGTTAATGTAAGATCTGATGGTTCAGGAAATTCAATGTAAGCACGTTCTTCAACTTTTGGTGGATGCATTGACAAACTAATTGGAGTATCTTCAATTGTTCCTAAAATATTTGCTTGATAAAATCCAGAAATGGTTGGATTGATAAATGCATAATATTTTCCTGGAATGTTATGATCAGGAGACAAAGGTAGTGTTATACTCTCATCTTGGTAGTTTAATTTTATTTTAATTGTTTTTTTTAATCCTGTAATTCCATTTTTAAAAACTTGATCTTTAAGTTCTAATGCAGGTTCAAGTGGACTAACATAAAATTCAATTGCATTAGTTTCTCCAGAAACTACCGGTTCATTCATCCAACCTATTTCTACTCTATATTCACCAACAGAGTCAACTGTATGGCCATATGCAATTCCTGCTAAACCTGGAATAATTAACAAAAATAATAACAAGAGTTTTATTTTCAATACTAAAAAAACTTAATCTGATTTTAAAAACCTTCTACTAATTTTCAGAAATAAATTCTAAGATTCAGGATAGTCATCAAGGGGGTTTGATTTTTTGAAATTTTTCATCTCTTCATCAAAGAAGAATTTTTCAGTTAGTGCAGGTTTTAAATCATCTAACCAAATTGCATTTTCATCGTATTTAGCAAAAAATGGAACTTGTACCCAGTTAGGATTTCTACCTTGTAAAAATCTCAAAACAATTACTTTTTGATCATGTAAATCTGCAGTTCCAATAACATGTACTTTTCCTGGAGTTGCAGACATACTAGGTCCTCTAACAGTTCTTGCTAATCCACTAACTGAAGAATATGCTTTTTTGAAAATTTGATATGCCTTTACTAAAGGAACACCAAAGTAATGCTGAGCGCCAGTATCTCTTACAACGAACATGTAATATGGAATACATCCCAATTGAACTTGTTTGGTCCACATTTTTGCCCACATTTCAGCATCATCGTTTATGTGTGCTAAAAGTGGAGATTGTGTTCTAATTATTGCACCAGTAGATCTAACTGCTTTTATTGCATTTTTTACTGCATCTGTTGATAATTCATTCAGATGATTAAAGTGACCCATGATTGCAAGATGTAATCCGCTATCAACAATTTTTCTAAAAACATCTAGCATTTCTTGAGAATCAGAATCTGTTAAAAATTTGTAAGGCCAATATGATAGAGCTTTTGTTCCAATTCTAATTGTTTTCAGATTTGGAAGTTTTGCATCAAGTAAAGTATCAATATATTTTGAGAAAATTTTTGCTTTCATAATCATTGGATCCCCGCCGGTAAATAACACGTCACTAATCTCTGGATGTTCTTTAACATACTGAACTAGTTGTTCTCCTTCTTGCATTGCAAATTTCATTTCATCCATTCCTACAAATTGTGGCCATCTAAAACAAAAGCTGCAATATGCATGACATGTTTGACTTTGACTTGGAAAGAAAAGACAGGTTTCTTTGTATTTGTGTTGCATTCCATATAATTTTGTTCCATCTTTCAATGTTGGAACATTTAGTTCCATTTGACCTGCAGGATGTGGATTTAGTTGTAAACGAATTTCATTTGCAATAGATGTAATTTCTTTTTTATCTAAATTGTTTTTTAATGCTGTTGCCATTTTTTCATAATGTTCAGGTTTTAACATTCCTTTTTGAGGAAAAGTTAGTACAAACATCGGATCATTAGGAATGTTATTCCAATCAATTAATTGCTCAACAACATAGTTGTTTGCTTTAAATGGTAAAACATTTCCAACAACTTCCATTTCAAATTGAGTTTCTTCTCCAAGATTCTGAATTTGTGGAATGGTTCGAAAATTAGATAATGTGTAAGATTTTAGTGATGGTGAATTATCCCAAATGGTTTCTTGATAGGTCACTTTGTTACTAGTACAAATACCATTGTTAAAGGTTACAGGTTTTTTTATGCGTGAAAATTTTAAATTTTATAATAGTTTTATTAAAGATTCTAACAGGAATGAGAGTTCAGGTTACCTATGTATGATAGAAAAAAAGAGAAAAAGTGATCTAAATGGCTGAAGAAATAATTGATGCAGTAACAGGTCAAGTAGACCAATTTCAAGGTATTTCTCAGCTTCTAGCTTCGTCTGAATCTCTTCAGGCAGCATTTATTGTATTAATTGTAGGAATTATTGGAATCGTAGTAATTTATCGTACATTTTCAAAATGGGTAAAGAAGCAAAAATTGAATTATGTACGACCACATCTTTCAAGATTTATCAGGGTGGTGGTTTTACCATTTTTTGCTATTATATTAATTACCTCAGTAAATTTCTACATACAATCATTTGCTCTGTTTGAAAATGATGTTTTAGATTATGCAAAGGAAAAACTAAATCCTAGTGAAACATTTGCAAAGATTCTCAATACAATAAATATTCTTGTTATTGGATACTCTATTGCTCATATAATTCCAATAGTACTTCGTAAAAAAGAAAAATCTAATTTGGAGAAAGAAGATTTTGAGGCATGGAAAGAGTTACGTGGATTTTTAGATGATGATAATGATCTTTTTCATAAATTCTACAGGTGGGTTCCTCCAAAACACACACCAGAAGAACTAACAGGTGAAGAATTTGAAAAAAATCTCAAGACAGAGGAAGGTAAAAAATTCCTTGAAGAATTTAGAACAACAAAAGGACTACCTATTGGTAGCTATGAACAATTAGTTAAAGATCCATTTGAAGAATGGAAAAAATCTGAGAGAGTCAAGTATCAAAAATATTATGATGATTGTATTTCTGGAAATAATGAATCTGGAAAAAAGCTAAAACCTGGACAAGACGTTGAGGAAATTTTCCCTATAGATACATGGAGAGAAGAAAAAAGATTTAGCGGATTTGATCCAGTAGTTTCTGGATCAAAACCACCAGGTTATGCAAAAAGAAAAAGAAAAGATCTTCCAAAATCAATTTCTCAGATTTTACCACTTGGAATTTTTGTTGCAGTAATACTTGGAGTAATTAGTTGGTGGGGAATAGATTTGATAATACTTGCAACTGCTACAGGAGGATTTGCCATAGGTATAGGATTAGCACTACAAGAAACCATGCAAAATTATTTTGCATACATATTGATTAGAAAGGACAAGATTTTTGCAGAAGGTGAGCGTGTTCAATTAGATACTGGATATAATGGATATGTGCATAAAATCACTCCTAGAGTAACTTTCATTCGTGATGCATTAAATGAATCATATGCAGTAATTCCAACAAGGCAGCTTGTTAATTCTCAAATTATTAATTATTCAAAAGAAATCAAAATGGTACCAGCAATTGTTGAAGTAGGAGTTTCTTATCTCAATAATCCAAAGCAAGTCGCTGCAATTTTAGTTAAGATTGGAAAGCGGGCTATGAAAGAGGTTATAGATGAAAGAGGAAGACATCTAGTCAGGCAGCAAAGATGTCCTTATTTGGATAACAATAAGCCTAGTTGTGGATGTGACAAAGATATTCATGTTGAAATAAATCAACCTGTTGTTAGATTTAACAAATTTAATGATTCATCACTTGATTTTTCATTATGGGTTTATGTTAGAGATTATGGTGCACAATTCAAAACTAAAACGGACATTAGGGTAATTATGTATGAAGAATTTAAAAAATATGATATCAGAATTCCATGGCCAATTAGAACAGTGTATCAAGGAGATGAAAAGCGGGAGGATGAGGAAATCAGAAAGCTTGATGACAAAAGAAACAAAGTTGTTGATGAATTTGGTATAGGAGATATAGGTCGTGGAGGCGGAGAGGATTAATCTTCTCAAAACTTAAGAATCCCATTAAATCACATTTTCTTGTTGAGTAATATATCAATAATTTCAGGAAAAACATCTGAGGATTTAGCAAGAAAATTATCTAAGAAGATAAAGGCAAATCTAGTAAAATCGGAGATTAGAGTTTTTGCTGATGGGGAAAGTAAAATTACGTTAAATGGAAATCTATCAAAGAAAAAATCAGTTGTGGTACAGTCAATTTATCCGCCAGTTGATACCAATTTGATACAAGTATTATCATTGATTTCAAAAGCTAAAGAAATTTCATCACAAGTAATTGCTGTAATTCCATACATGGGATATGCAAGACAAGATAGAGAGTTTTTGCCTGGCGAAATTGTAACGATGAAAGTTCTAGGGAAATTATTCAAAGGTGCAGGTGCATCAAAAGTTATCGTAGTTGATATTCACAGTATGATTGGATTTAAGCACTTTACTATAAAGACAAAAAATGTAACTGCAATTTCAGATCTTGTACAGTATTTTAAGAAATTGAGGCTAAAAAATCCTCTGATTGTATCCCCTGATCAGGGTGGAAAAGAAAGGGCAAGGGAATTCGCAAGGGAATTCGGTTCAGAGTTTATCGCTTTAGAAAAAAAGAGAGATAGAAAAACAGGTAAGGTACAGATTCAAACTAAAAATGTAGAAGTTGCAGGAAGAGATCTAATTCTAGTTGATGATATGATAAGTACTGGTGGAAGTATTGTTAAAGCTACACAATTTCTCAAAAAACAAAAATGCAAAAGAGTGTATGTTGCATGTACACATGCACTTTTAATGAATGATGCAGAAAATAAAATTAGAAAAGCAGGAGTCACAAAAATTGTTAGTGCAAATACAATTCCAGGTAAAACATCAATAGTAGATGTTTCAAATACAATTGCAAAGGCAATAGCATAATGCCAGAAAGTTTTTTTATTTTATCTAAAGATTATCTAGAACTTGCTACTGATGAAATAATTGCATTATCAAAAATGTATGATAGATTTTCTAAAGTTAAAATAATTTCAAATCTAGTAATTATCCAATCAAAAACAAACTGGGAAAAAATTTCAAAGCGTGCGTCATTTGTAAAAATTTCTGGTCAGATATTAAGAAAGATGTCAGGATTATTTTTAGATGAAGAAAATTTGGGGGTGTTAAAAAATGCTAAAACCTTTGTTTGTAGAATAATCAATTTGTCATCCAATCAATTCAATATTCCCGAATTGGAGAGTTCTATGGGAGATATGGTATCAAAGTTTTCTCATGCAAAAGTAAAATTGGAAGATCCCGACATTACGGTATATCTAATTTTTACAGATAAAGAAAACTTTTTTGGATTTTCAAAAAGAGTCAAAAAAGAGAGTAGACCTAAAAAGATTACAAAATATCCTCATGAATTAGATTGGAAATTAACAAGAGTCATGATAAATTTAATAGGAATGAGAGAAGGAAAAACTATTTGTGATCCATTCTGTGGTACAGGTACAACTCTTTTAGAAGCCAAATCAATGGGAATTCATGCAATTGGATTAGATTTTGATGAAAAGATGTGTGCAATTTCAAAAGAAAATCTTGTGACAAATGGCTATAAATCAAAAGTATTCAACTCAGATTTTCAAGAATTATCAAAGATTTCTGAAGAATTTGACGGTATTGTTACTGATTTACCATATGGAAGATCTTCAAGGGCGTCAGAAAAACCAGAGGAGATCCTGAGGAGATTTTTCTCAATTTTGCCTAAACGTAAAAGAATTGCAATCATGTACAAAAAAGAATTGGATAGTAAATTGAGATTAAAGGGACTAAAAAAATATGAAATCTATAGGCATAAAAGCTTGACAAGGACAATTTTGATAAAATGAAACTCGTGTTTTTAGGTACATCAGCAGCCCAACCTACTGAGAAAAGAGGATTGTCCTGTATTTGTTTAGAAAGAGAAGGTGAAATTCTAATGTTTGATGCAGGAGAAGCAACACAAATTTCCTATATGAAATCAGGTTTAGGGTGGAATAAAAAAATGAAATTGTTTGTAACGCATCTACATGGAGATCATTGTGTAGGGATTTTGGGATTGCTGCAAACAATGTCTATGCAAAATAGAACAGAAACTTTGGAAATTTTTGGACCAAATGGAATTGAAGAATTTATTGCTGCTAACATCAAAGTATTAAATTTTGGATTATCATTTCCTGTTTTAATTACTATTATTAAAGAAGGGAAAGTTTTTGAAGATAAAAAATATTCAATTCATGCTTGTAAAGCAAATCATTCAGTTACTGCATTTTCATATCTATTTGAAGAAAAGGATAAGCCAGGAAGATTCAATATTGATGAAGCTAAAAAATTAGGAATTCCAGAAGGGGAGTTGTGGAATAAATTGCAAAATGGAAATAAAATAGAAATTAATGGAAAAATAATAAAACCAGATCAGGTATTAGGAGAAAAACGTCCTGGAAAAAAGATTGGTATTTCAGGAGATACAATGCCTACCAAAGAGTTAGAAAAATTTTTTGAGGATTGTGATTATCTGGTATTTGATTCCACATTTCTAGATGAAGAAAAACAAAGAGCACAAGATACTTGCCATTCTACTGCAAAGCAAGCTGCAACAATAGCAAAAGATGCAAAAGTAAAAAATTTAGTTTTAACACATTTTTCAGCAAGATACAAAGACGAAGTTGGACATTTAGAAGAAGCAGGAAAAATTCATGATTCAGTAATTGCTGCAAGAGATCTTTTAGAAATAGAAATTAAATAAGATGTTTAAATTAACCAAAGACCAGATTGATAGTATTAAAAAAATCGTATTTGTAACAGGAGCAGGAATTTCTCAAGAAAGCGGTATTCCAACATTTAGAGGAAAAGATGGATTATGGAGAAAGCATGATGCCATGAAATTAGCAACAATTGATGCATTCTATGATAATCCAAAATTGGTTTGGGAGTGGTATAATGAAAGAAGGGCAAATATTTTTGCTTCAAAGCCAAATCTAGGCCATAAGGCAATTGCTGAACTAGAAAAATATGTCAAAGTAGCAGTTTTAACACAAAATATTGATGGACTCCATCAAAAAGTAGGAAGTACAGAAGTATTAGAGTTACATGGAAGTATCATTAAGATCAAATGTTCAGTTTGTAATTATAAAGAAGAAATGACGTCAGAGATTTCAGAAATTCTACCCTTGTGTAAATGTGGAAATATTTTACGACCTGATGTAGTATGGTTTGGAGAATCTTTGCCACAAGATGTTTGGCAAAAAGCTATGATCCTTGCAAGTCAATGTGATTTAATGGTGATTGTGGGAACATCTCTAGTTGTATCACCTGCAAATACATTACCTATCTATGCAAAACAAAATAATGCAATACTGATTGAAATTAATCCTGAAAATACTGAAATGTCATCTGAAATGGATTTAGTCATAAGAAATACAGGGGCCATTTCTCTACCTGAATTTGTATCATTGTTTAAAAAAAATTAAATTATTTTTGTGAAAAGACACCATTAATATTTGAATCAGAGGAATCACCTGGATTGAACACTGATGAAGAAACTATACCATAATCTTGATGATCAATAATCATATCTACATAATAAGGAATTCCAGTTGCATCATTTACAATAGTTTCAAACATTGAAGTAAAATATGTACCAGAAAAAATTTCTTTTTCTGCAGTTCTAATTACAACATTAATACTATTTGTTTTCCCACTAGAATCAGAGTATTGGAGAAGAATATTGTTATCAGATTGTTGGTTTGTGGATAAAGAAAGGGTCTCATATGTTATTGGAGAATTAGTTTGTATTATAGCAGGATTCGTAGATTTTGATGGAGCAGATGATGAATCAATTGATTTTGAATTTTGTGAAGTTGAATCAGCTACAAAGATATTCTTAATAGATTCAATAGGGTTAAGATTAGAAATTTCTTCGTTAATGACTTTTTGAGAAGATTCTTTTACTTCAGAAACTTCGTTGGAAATTTTATTTCCAGTTTGACTTATTTCATTAGAGATAGTATCTCCTGTTTTATCTATTATTTTATCAATTGAACCATCAATTCTTTCTTCAACTGAAGCTGAAGTTCTAGAGCCAAAATTTGATATATCGTTTTTTAAAGAATCAATTACGCTTGCAGAAGTTGAAGGAAATAAGATATCGATCTCATTAGAAAATACCATGCCTCCTAATATCAAAATACCTGCAATTATTCCTAATTTTATGAACATTTTATTATAATTCAAAAAAAATGATTTTAGATTCATACTAAAAAAAATAGTCAAAACAGAGTGAATTTTCTTAACTAAGTTTCACTAATTTCCTAAAACAATCCAATCAATTACTCCATCAATATTTGATGAAGTAAGAATTACTTTAATTGGTCCCAAAGGGGATTCTTCTGCTTCTTCACAAATTGCTATTTGTTTAACAAAAGCTGCCTGTTTGTTAAGATAAAACCAGGTTGTATCATTATCTAAATTTTTTTCAAGATAACGACGATAAATGTTTTGAGACTTTTTCGAATGAATTGTTTCATGAATTTTTTCAAATGATCTTAATTCTTTTGATTGTGCTGTGATTGAAAAAAGATCAGTTTTGACTGTAGAGTATGGAAAGATATTTGAAATTGCTTTTTTAACTTTTTCAGAATCTTCAGAAGGATGTAAAGTACTTGTCATTTGAATTGTGCAATTAATGTTTGGAATTTTCATTCTATCCAACTTTGAATAATTTCATAGGCGTTTTTGATTAATTCATCTTTTGTCAAGCCAATATTTGATATTGCATAATCAGACAAAGCTATTGAATTGCTAATTCCAACTCCTAATTCACGATTGTCTCTTTCTTCAAAGTGTTCTTTTGTTTGTGGATCATCTGATCTGCCTCTTTTTTGTAGAAAATCAAATCTTGTATCTGTAGAAGCATGAATTGCTAATAGTTTTACGGCACCATATTTTCTTAGTACTTGTATTTCATCATTTGATCTTACTCCATCTACTAGAATCACGTTAGCTGTAGAAGATTCTATTTGTGGTTTTACCAATTCTGCTATAGCACCTGGACCATTTTGCTCTCTTAGTTCAAGCATTAATTTCCCAAGATTTGATCTTGTTAATTCTAAATTTCTTTTTTTTGCTTCGTCCCTAACAGCATTTCCCATATTGATAATTTTGTATCCTTTTGATTCCAAACCTTCAGCAATGGTGGATTTTCCAGCACCAGGCATGCCTGTTAGGCAAACAATTAGTTTTGTCAATATATGATAAAAAAGAGACTCGTCTATGAAGTTACCGGAAATTATTATAAAGATACATCAAAGAATGTTATATGCGAACTTTTGTGGCAGTAGAAATTTCAAATAATGATGTTATTCATTCAATTAAAAAAATTCAAAATAAAATTAACATCGACGCAAAACCTGTTGATTCAGAAAATTTACATTTTACGTTACAGTTTTTAGGAGAGATTTCAGATGATATCTCTCAAAAAATCATTGATGCTCTTAATACGATTGAATTTTCAAGTTTTAGGATTAATTTGAAAGGAATAGGTGCATTCCCTAAACCTAAATTTCCAAGAGTAATTTGGATAGGTACTGATGAGGACGGGGGCAATATGTTAATTCATCTAGCAAAAAAAGTAGAAAAAGTCTTGGAACCTTTGGGATTTTCTCCTGACAAACCATTCAAACCTCACATTACAATATTTAGGATTAAAAAGAAGGTAGGAGATATAACAAAAGAATTGGATAGTCAAAAAATGACAGATTTTGGCATTCAAGAAATAATTAGTTTCAAATTGAAAAAAAGTGAACTTACATCTAGTGGACCAATCTATTTTGATTTAGCGGAGATTAAAGCAAAAAAATGAAACAAATTATTAGTAAAGTGTCTAAAAATGTAATTCCATCAAAAACAATTGAGAAATCAAAAAATAAAATTGCTGGTCAAGCATTCAAGTTAGTAGAAAAAGAAATTGCAAAATATCCAGAAGTTATAGGATTAGAATTTGGAGGATCATATGCAAAAGGCACCTGGTTACCAAAAGATGCAGATATAGATATTTTTGTAAGATTCAAAAAATCTACAATGGAAGAAAAATTTGAAAGAATTTCAAAAAAGATAGGTTTTGATTCGTTAAAAAAATATTCTCCTTATGTCAGGTATTCTGAGCACCCATATGTTGAGGCTAAAATTAAGAATACTAAGATCAATGTAGTACCATTTTATGATGTAAAAATTGGAGAATGGAAAAGTGCTGCAGATAGATCAACATTTCATACTAAATTTATGCAAAAGTCATTAACATCAAAAATGAAAAATGATGTGAGAGTTCTCAAGACGTTTCTAAAATCAAATGGAATTTACGGTGCGGAAATTGCAAAACAAGGATTTAGTGGATATGTATCAGAGGTTTTAGTTTTGCATTTTGGAAGTTTCGAGAATATTATAAAATCAATATCAGAAATTAAAGAAAATCAAGTAATTGGAAAAACTTCAAAGAAATTTGAAACATCAATTGTGATAATTGATCCTATTGACAACAACAGAAACTTAGCTGCTGCAATATCTAATGAAAATATTGGAAAATTTGTTCTAATTTGTAGAGCCTTTAAAGATAAAGGTGTTATAGATTTCTTTAAGAATAAAAAATTAAAAATTTCAAAAAAGTATTGGGAAAATTTGTTAGTTATAAAATTTAATTTCAAAATTAGAAGTCCAGATATAATATGGGGGCAGATTAAAAGAGCTACTTCATCATTGTCTACACAATTAGAACTAGGCGGATTTAATGTATTGAGAAGTAAATCTTACACAGATCAAAAAAATGAAGTTTATCTATTTTTCTTCTTGGAATCATCAAAGATTAACCAAATATATTCAAAGAATGGACCAGATTTTTTTAGAGAAGACAGTTCTAAAAGTTTTATTTCTAAAAATCTTGGAAATACAGAATTAATGTGGATAGGAAATAATGGAAAAATAATTTCAGTGGAAAATAGAAAGCATACAGATGCAGTCAAGTTTATGTCAGAGTTTTTGAAAAAGAATCTTCAAACAGGCATACCCAAAGGTCTTCAAAGTGATTTTAAACAAGGTTACAAAATTTCAGTAGGAAAGAAAAATTTAAGCAAATCAATTAAAGAGGTTGCAAGCGAGTTGATTTCAACAGATGGCACACTTGTTTATTTCAATTAAGAAACTTTCTGATGAGCCATACTCAAAAATTCTTGGATATCCAAAAGCTACTAGTAGTCAAATAAAATCAAGAATCACTGAGTTAGAAAAATTAAAAATTAGATCAGTTTCATTTACAGGTCCTACAACAATTGGTAACCTAGCAATTTTAGGTAAAGGATACGTTGGTGTTGTGGTTCTTGCAAAAAAAAATAACAAATTAGTTGCATTAAAAATTAGAAGAACCGATTCGCAAAGAAATGAAATGAAAAATGAAGCAATTTTACTAAAATTAGTGAATTCTGTAAATGTTGGACCAAAGATGTTAGTTGCTAGTAAAAATTTTTTGGTGATGGAATATCTAGAAGGAATTAAAATTAGTGAATGGGTTTATTTGTTAAAAGGTATTGGAAGTGCAAAAAAAATAAAATCTACAGTCAGAAAAATTTTAGAAGATTGTTATAGGTTAGATCAATTGGGTTTTGATCATGGCGAATTAAGTAATATTTC
This genomic window from Nitrosopumilus ureiphilus contains:
- a CDS encoding cation:proton antiporter — encoded protein: MVLEFDAIPTLIGILILVIPSMLLGRICKHFGISEIIGFVIGGIIFSPFALGGWIQFFDRPIVELNELILSFWQIAGIIILFSAGLHFPFSSLKNAGIKAMIVGVTGVIVPLALGYGISVLLGIEWMVAMIIAATLSATSIAAAVTILDELGKEKTQEGNILVNAAVLDDVLGLAILSSIISIVIAHALPSLELVLFEISESLILWIVILLGSVFLLPKMVHAVAAMRPTSLESRGTKQATALGSAFGIAAIAASIGLNPIVGGFAAGMGLAGSKLARQVKEFVGELQIIFAPFFFAIIGAHIDIANILSVDLVLFVVILIIAVLGKILGAGIPAIILLKDKNKGLRIGYGMVVRGEIAVITAGLGLAYGIISESIFSTLIFVILGTIIIGPILLRHSFKKT
- a CDS encoding KamA family radical SAM protein, producing the protein MTYQETIWDNSPSLKSYTLSNFRTIPQIQNLGEETQFEMEVVGNVLPFKANNYVVEQLIDWNNIPNDPMFVLTFPQKGMLKPEHYEKMATALKNNLDKKEITSIANEIRLQLNPHPAGQMELNVPTLKDGTKLYGMQHKYKETCLFFPSQSQTCHAYCSFCFRWPQFVGMDEMKFAMQEGEQLVQYVKEHPEISDVLFTGGDPMIMKAKIFSKYIDTLLDAKLPNLKTIRIGTKALSYWPYKFLTDSDSQEMLDVFRKIVDSGLHLAIMGHFNHLNELSTDAVKNAIKAVRSTGAIIRTQSPLLAHINDDAEMWAKMWTKQVQLGCIPYYMFVVRDTGAQHYFGVPLVKAYQIFKKAYSSVSGLARTVRGPSMSATPGKVHVIGTADLHDQKVIVLRFLQGRNPNWVQVPFFAKYDENAIWLDDLKPALTEKFFFDEEMKNFKKSNPLDDYPES
- a CDS encoding mechanosensitive ion channel family protein is translated as MAEEIIDAVTGQVDQFQGISQLLASSESLQAAFIVLIVGIIGIVVIYRTFSKWVKKQKLNYVRPHLSRFIRVVVLPFFAIILITSVNFYIQSFALFENDVLDYAKEKLNPSETFAKILNTINILVIGYSIAHIIPIVLRKKEKSNLEKEDFEAWKELRGFLDDDNDLFHKFYRWVPPKHTPEELTGEEFEKNLKTEEGKKFLEEFRTTKGLPIGSYEQLVKDPFEEWKKSERVKYQKYYDDCISGNNESGKKLKPGQDVEEIFPIDTWREEKRFSGFDPVVSGSKPPGYAKRKRKDLPKSISQILPLGIFVAVILGVISWWGIDLIILATATGGFAIGIGLALQETMQNYFAYILIRKDKIFAEGERVQLDTGYNGYVHKITPRVTFIRDALNESYAVIPTRQLVNSQIINYSKEIKMVPAIVEVGVSYLNNPKQVAAILVKIGKRAMKEVIDERGRHLVRQQRCPYLDNNKPSCGCDKDIHVEINQPVVRFNKFNDSSLDFSLWVYVRDYGAQFKTKTDIRVIMYEEFKKYDIRIPWPIRTVYQGDEKREDEEIRKLDDKRNKVVDEFGIGDIGRGGGED
- a CDS encoding ribose-phosphate diphosphokinase — translated: MLSNISIISGKTSEDLARKLSKKIKANLVKSEIRVFADGESKITLNGNLSKKKSVVVQSIYPPVDTNLIQVLSLISKAKEISSQVIAVIPYMGYARQDREFLPGEIVTMKVLGKLFKGAGASKVIVVDIHSMIGFKHFTIKTKNVTAISDLVQYFKKLRLKNPLIVSPDQGGKERAREFAREFGSEFIALEKKRDRKTGKVQIQTKNVEVAGRDLILVDDMISTGGSIVKATQFLKKQKCKRVYVACTHALLMNDAENKIRKAGVTKIVSANTIPGKTSIVDVSNTIAKAIA
- a CDS encoding TRM11 family SAM-dependent methyltransferase, whose protein sequence is MPESFFILSKDYLELATDEIIALSKMYDRFSKVKIISNLVIIQSKTNWEKISKRASFVKISGQILRKMSGLFLDEENLGVLKNAKTFVCRIINLSSNQFNIPELESSMGDMVSKFSHAKVKLEDPDITVYLIFTDKENFFGFSKRVKKESRPKKITKYPHELDWKLTRVMINLIGMREGKTICDPFCGTGTTLLEAKSMGIHAIGLDFDEKMCAISKENLVTNGYKSKVFNSDFQELSKISEEFDGIVTDLPYGRSSRASEKPEEILRRFFSILPKRKRIAIMYKKELDSKLRLKGLKKYEIYRHKSLTRTILIK
- the rnz gene encoding ribonuclease Z; its protein translation is MKLVFLGTSAAQPTEKRGLSCICLEREGEILMFDAGEATQISYMKSGLGWNKKMKLFVTHLHGDHCVGILGLLQTMSMQNRTETLEIFGPNGIEEFIAANIKVLNFGLSFPVLITIIKEGKVFEDKKYSIHACKANHSVTAFSYLFEEKDKPGRFNIDEAKKLGIPEGELWNKLQNGNKIEINGKIIKPDQVLGEKRPGKKIGISGDTMPTKELEKFFEDCDYLVFDSTFLDEEKQRAQDTCHSTAKQAATIAKDAKVKNLVLTHFSARYKDEVGHLEEAGKIHDSVIAARDLLEIEIK
- a CDS encoding SIR2 family NAD-dependent protein deacylase; translated protein: MFKLTKDQIDSIKKIVFVTGAGISQESGIPTFRGKDGLWRKHDAMKLATIDAFYDNPKLVWEWYNERRANIFASKPNLGHKAIAELEKYVKVAVLTQNIDGLHQKVGSTEVLELHGSIIKIKCSVCNYKEEMTSEISEILPLCKCGNILRPDVVWFGESLPQDVWQKAMILASQCDLMVIVGTSLVVSPANTLPIYAKQNNAILIEINPENTEMSSEMDLVIRNTGAISLPEFVSLFKKN
- a CDS encoding RNA-binding domain-containing protein; translation: MKIPNINCTIQMTSTLHPSEDSEKVKKAISNIFPYSTVKTDLFSITAQSKELRSFEKIHETIHSKKSQNIYRRYLEKNLDNDTTWFYLNKQAAFVKQIAICEEAEESPLGPIKVILTSSNIDGVIDWIVLGN